From a region of the Leptospira kmetyi serovar Malaysia str. Bejo-Iso9 genome:
- a CDS encoding IPT/TIG domain-containing protein, translating into MKSLIAFVSTMLILFSFANCKKGGSDDDTLTFLLLYNVINAETVADIYPDRGFPGSTTNLTGGSFPGIASEYSITIGGTSATGINLTSATALSFTMPTVPNVTVNSTLPIVIQRSGSSVLSKTIRYRPLQSIALNQPNSLTGRVSSVDVSTFYSFTATTNTPHVANVFGYAGSNLDLYYYSSPTSAATALATGASQTSEFDKATLAAGNYILEVKHAGGLVANFKTNISDGAIVPTSTSNEANSFRRCYDFLGSNPTPNVANGCESLNPPANANMLRTGRCTYPGESGLTTRSYYISLDGYGFTTGYAQTTCLQPGYDSPNPDKAIFIPN; encoded by the coding sequence ATGAAAAGTCTGATTGCATTCGTTTCCACGATGCTGATTTTGTTTTCCTTCGCGAATTGTAAAAAAGGGGGTTCGGACGACGATACCCTAACGTTCTTGCTTTTATACAATGTGATCAACGCAGAAACCGTCGCCGATATTTATCCGGATCGCGGTTTTCCCGGTAGCACGACGAATCTTACGGGCGGCAGTTTTCCGGGAATCGCTTCCGAATATTCGATTACCATCGGTGGAACCTCCGCCACGGGAATCAATCTGACGAGCGCAACCGCTCTTTCGTTTACGATGCCTACCGTTCCGAACGTTACGGTGAATTCCACTCTTCCGATCGTGATTCAAAGATCCGGCAGTTCCGTTCTTTCCAAAACGATTCGTTATAGACCGCTTCAGAGTATCGCGCTCAATCAACCGAATTCTCTTACGGGAAGAGTTTCTTCGGTCGACGTAAGCACGTTCTATTCGTTTACCGCGACGACCAATACTCCTCATGTCGCAAACGTCTTCGGTTATGCGGGAAGCAATTTGGATTTGTATTATTATTCTTCTCCGACTTCGGCGGCGACCGCGCTTGCAACCGGAGCGTCTCAAACATCCGAGTTCGATAAGGCCACTTTAGCCGCGGGAAATTATATTCTCGAAGTAAAACACGCGGGAGGTCTTGTCGCGAATTTTAAAACCAATATCTCGGACGGCGCCATCGTTCCTACTTCTACGTCCAACGAAGCGAATTCTTTTCGAAGATGTTATGATTTCTTGGGTTCGAATCCAACTCCGAACGTTGCAAACGGTTGCGAGTCTCTCAATCCGCCGGCAAATGCGAACATGCTTCGAACCGGACGTTGCACTTATCCGGGAGAATCCGGGCTTACCACGAGAAGTTATTATATCAGTCTGGACGGTTACGGGTTTACTACGGGTTATGCGCAAACCACTTGTCTGCAACCCGGTTATGATTCACCAAACCCGGATAAGGCGATCTTTATTCCGAATTAA